In a genomic window of Sarcophilus harrisii chromosome 4, mSarHar1.11, whole genome shotgun sequence:
- the ECEL1 gene encoding endothelin-converting enzyme-like 1 — protein sequence MEPTYSLTAHYDEFQEVKYVSKCGPGSSGGSSLPHGFPLPRAAAGSGRGASGAGLSRWNRREVCLLSGLVFAAGLCAILGAMLVLKYLGPGPGGGGAGAACPEGCPERKAFARAARFLAANLDVSIDPCQDFYSFACGGWLRRHAIPEDKLTYGTIAAIGEQNEERLRRLLARPSGGPGGSAQRKVRAFFRSCLDTAEIERLGPGPMLEVIEDCGGWDLRGAGAQRWDLNRLLYKAQGVYSAAALFSLTVSLDDKNSSRYVIRIDQDGLTLPERTLYLAQDEESEKILAAYRVFMERLLSLLGAEAVEQKALEILQLEQRLANITVSEYDDLRRDISSMYNKVTLGQLQQITPHLRWKWLLDQIFQENFSEDEEVVLLATEYMQQVSQLIRSTPRRILHNYLVWRVVVVLSEHLSQPFRSALHDLSREMEGSDKPQELARVCLGQANRHFGMALGALFVHEHFSAASKAKVQQLVEDIKHILGQRLDELDWMDKETKAAARAKLQYMMVMVGYPDFLLKPEAIDKEYEFEVHEKTYFKNILNSIRFSIQLSVKKIRQEVDKSAWLLPPQALNAYYLPNKNQMVFPAGILQPTLYDPDFPQSLNYGGIGTIIGHELTHGYDDWGGQYDRSGNLMHWWTEASYSQFLRKAECIVSLYDNFTVYNQRVSGKHTLGENIADMGGLKLAYYAYQKWVREHGPEHPLYRLKYTHDQLFFIAFAQNWCIKRRSQSIYLQVLTDKHAPEHYRVLGSVSQFEEFGRAFHCPKNSPMNPAQKCSVW from the exons ATGGAGCCCACTTACTCGCTGACCGCGCACTACGACGAGTTCCAGGAGGTCAAATACGTGAGCAAGTGCGGCCCCGGCAGCTCCGGGGGAAGCTCCCTGCCGCACGGCTTCCCCCTGCCGCGGGCCGCCGCCGGCTCGGGCCGCGGCGCCTCCGGGGCCGGCTTGAGCCGCTGGAACCGGCGCGAGGTGTGCCTGCTGTCGGGGCTGGTGTTCGCCGCCGGCCTCTGCGCCATCCTCGGGGCCATGCTGGTCCTCAAGTACCTGGGGCCCGGGCCCGGCGGCGGGGGCGCGGGCGCCGCGTGCCCCGAGGGCTGCCCCGAGCGCAAGGCCTTCGCCCGCGCCGCGCGCTTCCTGGCCGCCAACCTGGACGTCAGCATCGACCCCTGCCAGGACTTCTACTCGTTCGCGTGCGGCGGCTGGCTGCGGCGCCACGCCATCCCCGAGGACAAGCTCACCTACGGCACGATCGCCGCCATCGGCGAGCAGAACGAAGAGCGCCTGCGGCGGCTGCTGGCCCGGCCCAGCGGCGGGCCCGGGGGCTCGGCCCAGCGCAAGGTGCGCGCCTTCTTCCGCTCGTGCCTCGACACGGCCGAGATCGAGCGGCTGGGCCCCGGGCCCATGCTGGAGGTGATCGAGGACTGCGGGGGCTGGGACCTGCGCGGCGCCGGGGCCCAGCGCTGGGACCTCAACCGGCTGCTGTACAAGGCGCAGGGCGTCTACAGCGCCGCCGCGCTCTTCTCGCTCACCGTCAGCCTGGACGACAAGAACTCCTCGCGCTACGTCATCCGC ATTGACCAGGATGGGCTGACATTGCCCGAGAGAACTCTCTACTTGGCCCAGGACGAAGAGAGTGAGAAG ATCCTGGCTGCCTACCGGGTGTTCATGGAGCGGCTGCTGAGCCTGCTGGGGGCAGAGGCAGTGGAGCAGAAGGCCCTGGAGATTCTGCAGCTGGAGCAGAGGCTGGCCAAC ATAACTGTGTCGGAGTATGATGACCTGCGCCGGGATATCAGCTCCATGTACAACAAGGTGACCCTGGGACAGCTTCAACAGATCACCCCGCAT CTCCGGTGGAAGTGGCTGCTGGACCAGATCTTCCAGGAGAACTTCTCGGAGGATGAAGAGGTGGTGCTTCTGGCCACAGAGTATATGCAGCAAGTGTCCCAGCTCATCCGCTCCACACCCCGCAG gATCCTCCACAACTACCTGGTGTGGCGGGTGGTGGTGGTGCTGAGCGAACACCTGTCCCAGCCCTTCCGCTCGGCCCTGCACGACCTGTCCCGGGAGATGGAGGGCAGTGACAAGCCCCAGGAGCTGGCCAGGGTCTGCCTGGGCCAGGCCAACCGGCACTTCGGCATGGCGCTGGGGGCCCTCTTCGTACACGAGCACTTCTCTGCCGCGAGCAAAGCCAAG GTGCAGCAACTGGTGGAGGATATCAAACACATTCTGGGCCAACGGCTGGATGAGCTAGATTGGATGGACAAGGAAACCAAGGCGGCTGCCAGAGCCAAG CTGCAGTACATGATGGTGATGGTCGGCTACCCCGACTTCCTGCTCAAGCCTGAGGCGATAGACAAGGAATATGAG TTTGAGGTCCATGAGAAGACTTATTTTAAGAACATCTTGAACAGCATCCGGTTCAGCATCCAATTATCTGTCAAGAAGATCCGGCAGGAGGTGGATAAGTCCGC GTGGCTGCTCCCGCCCCAGGCTCTGAATGCCTACTACCTGCCCAACAAGAATCAGATGG TGTTCCCAGCCGGCATCTTGCAGCCCACACTCTATGACCCCGACTTCCCACA GTCTCTGAACTACGGGGGCATTGGCACGATCATCGGGCACGAGCTGACCCACGGTTATGATGACTGGG GGGGACAGTACGACCGCTCGGGGAACCTGATGCACTGGTGGACGGAGGCCTCCTACAGCCAGTTCCTCCGCAAGGCTGAGTGCATCGTCAGCCTCTACGACAACTTCACGGTCTACAACCAGCGG GTCAGCGGGAAGCACACGCTGGGGGAGAACATCGCAGACATGGGGGGCCTGAAGCTCGCCTACTAT GCTTATCAGAAGTGGGTGCGGGAGCACGGCCCAGAGCATCCTCTCTACCGCCTCAAGTACACCCACGACCAGCTTTTCTTTATTGCCTTTGCCCAG AACTGGTGCATCAAGAGGCGCTCCCAGTCCATCTACCTTCAGGTGCTGACGGACAAGCACGCCCCGGAGCACTACAG GGTGCTGGGCAGCGTGTCCCAGTTCGAGGAGTTTGGCCGGGCCTTCCACTGCCCCAAGAACTCGCCCATGAACCCGGCTCAGAAGTGCTCCGTGTGGTGA